The genomic stretch CGGGAGGAGAGATGCGATTGAAGTCACCTCCATAATCGACGCTAATATTGTCGAGCTAGCGCTTTTCCAGCTCGTTCGAGCCCGATCAACCACTCCATCAGAGGGTTCCATCCGGAATTCAGCAGGACCGCCACTTGCCACCGGCAAGTGGCAGCAGTGACGACTCCTGAAAGAAACATCCGTATGAACGGTCATTCCCTCCGGGAACGCCCGGTCGTCACTGCGTCGTGCTCGCAGACTCGAGGATACGTGCTCGTCACGCTCGCGCGACTGGTCCCCGGGGGACTGCGTATCCCCGTGGGACCGCCATCTTTTCCCGGGTTCAGCTCCATCAAACGGGGAACCCGTCCCGAGAACCGCCCGAGGCTGCTCTCTCTCGGCTGATTCCCATTGGGATAGCATTTAGAGTATCATTTGATCCAGACACAACGCTGCTCTGCATTCACTTTTATCTATCCAGCCGGCCGAATCGGGATTCTGCAATCCCGGCTGCAAGCAGCTCTCTCAGTACACTCACTTTCGCTTGTCCCCCGACGTTGAGCATAATATTGTTCTGATGAAAAGCACTCCTGGTACAGTTCTTACTACAGATCATCGGACCGAGGGTTTCAACCAGGTCATCTTCGTCACTTCGACCGTAATATGCTGTATTGCAGCTCGTAGTACGGCGGATCGGAGAAGAGACCATGAACCGGGAGTTGACGGTCGCTATTCTTGCCTTCGCTTGTCTTGCGGAAGCACAGCCCTGGACGTGGGCGATATCATCTGATACCGATGTTTATTCATATAGGTACGACACGGAATGGAACCTTCTCGAGTCTCACCACTGGAGTGGATCCATTCCAGTCTCGGGCCTGGGAAGTCGCAGATCCTATGACGAATACTTCTATACCTGCTGTCTCGAATCTCCGACAGTGGCTCGCGTCTATCTGTGGGACACCGAGTATTACTCCTACGGATACTGGACCTGTGAAGGAGCGGATTTCACCGATCTATCCGGTTTTGACATCAAGGGTTATTACGGTAACTACGGTGGCTCTCCCTTTGACATGTCCTGGTGCTACTTCGGCGGTAAGCAGTCCACAGGCGACTCACCCGTCATCCATGAATTTGACTACAATTATATTGGGACTCATGTGATAGATACAGATGGATCGACAAGAGGCCTGAGCTTCAACCGCGATTGTGACACTCTCTTCACTCTGGTTCTTGACAGTTCCGGTACTCTCCTGAGCGTGTACGGGGTTGAGCTAGCTTCCTGGCAGTATGAGCTCCTGTTCGGACCCGCTGCAATTCCATCCGGAGCCTCGACCATCTACGATTGCTCGGAATATGAGGGTCATCTCTACTTCGGGGTTTCAGATGGAGCATCCCACCCAGTCTGGGAGATCGACCTCGCAGCCCAGACGATGAATCCCGTGACAGAACTCGATTGGAGCGACGTCTCCTCTCCAATCAAGGGGATCGATGTCTATTCGCTGCCCACCGGCATTGATGATCCAGATGGTCCCTCCCCTGCACCCGGGTGCCTCAGGGCCGGACCGAACCCCTTCATGGACAACGTGATCATCCAGTCAGGCAGCAGCGGCACTCTGATGATATTCGACCTTTGTGGCCGTCCGGCAGTCTTCACGCCTTTCTCTGTCAGCTACACCTGGGATGCCTCCCAGATGTCTTCCGGAGTTTATTTCGCGATACTGGAATCACCAGAAGGAGTATCTGCGCCTCTATGCTTGGTAAAACTCTAGGAAGAAGGGGTGGCGAGGGGATCTTTACGGTCTTTCGGATCGCACAGCCTCGTTATCCCCTCTGTTCCAGTCTCTTATGGCCACATCTTCTTCGACCACGAAAGGATTCCGGGCCTGACTGACCGAAACACCATGCAGGTTGACTGTTACGAAGCCGTCGTCCACGACGCGATCTTCACGAGTTGGGCGATGAGGGTGTTCCATCCAGAAATGACCAAGCCCGCCACTTGCCACCGGCAAGTGGCAAGGCATCTTCACCTGCACAAGCAGCATCTCATCCCGGACGGACCACCCAGCGGCCTGGTTCCGTATCAGATCAGGACAAACAAGCTGGATACCGAACTGTCGAGATCAGATCGCAGTCGCACCAAATAGACTCCCGCCGGCACTCGACTGCCCGACCTGTCCGCACCATCCCAGGAAAGAGAATGCCGGCCCTGGTCCAATGAGCCAAAATCACTCAGGTAGACCAGTCTTCCCGAGATGTCGAAGATCTCCATCCAGACTGAACCGCACGAGGGGGCCTGGACGGTCATGAAGATCGAAGCTCCCGAAGGGTTTGGACTCAATGATGTGATCACCATGGTGGGGTCTGGCTGCGAGCCCCCGATTCCCGTCAGGTTGGTGTGAAGAGCCAGGCAATGGAAATACCCGCAGGCGACCTGTGAGAAGTCCTGATTCGGTGAGGGCTCGAGGCTCTGCCCGTAGTCATTGCGCCCCCAAGCGACGACCGAGCTGTCGGACCTCAGGGCGATGCTGTGAAATCCTCCTCCCGAGACTGCGACGAATCCCTCGTTCGGGTCCGGTACATCGCATTGAGCCCAGTCGTTCCTCCCCCAGCAGACGATGGACCCGTCCGACTTCAGGCCGACACAGTGATCACGCCCGGCGGATACACCGATGAAGTCATCATTGGGAGAAGGAACAACGCATTGGCCATAACCGTTGTAGCCCCAGCACACGACCGATCCGTCTGCCTTCAGCCCTACGCAGAACTGATCGCCTGCATCAATGGCGATGAAGTCCTCGTTGGGCGCTGGAACATCGCACTGGCCATATCCGTTGTCTCCCCAGCAGACGACTGAGCTATCGGACTTCAGGGCAACCGAGTGACCGTATCCGCCGGCCATCGAGAGGAAGTCCTGATTCGGGGAGGGCACTTCGCATTGACCGCATTCGCTCCACCCCCAGCAGAGGATCGAACCATCCTCCCGCAGTCCCAGGGTGTGATGCGCACCAGATGCTACGGAGATGAATCCCTCGTTGGGTTCCGGGACAGTGCACTGACCCGACGCGTTCGATCCCCAGCAGGCGATGGAACCATCCGATCTGAGACCTGCGCTGTGCGCAAATCCGCCTTCAGCGATCGCGAAGAAATCGGAGTTGGGAGAAGGCACATCACACTGTCCCCAGTCATTCCTGCCCCAGCAGACGATGGAGCCGTCCTCCTGTGCCGAAACCTCTGCACAGAAGATGGAGAAGATGAGGAGGGACCGGGTCCATCTGGCAGCAGAAGCACACATTATCCCCTCCTTTGCGGGTGACGATGAGTCAATTGAGTATCACAAGCCGTTCGGAGCCTGACAGGTCATCCTGGATCCAACGTACCAGGTAGACTCCGGCAGGGACCGCCGTAAGGTCCAATGTCCATGGGGAACAATCTTCTGCGAGTGTTTCGACAGGTCGCACCATGTGACCGGACAGGTCAAAGACCGAGATCGAGACTGAGGCGTCGGACGGAGATTCCAGGGATACTTGGATAATACCCGATGTAGGGTTTGGATTGATACGCAGGATCTGAAGGTCTCCCGACCCTGGAGCTCCGCCACCCACTCCGGAAGGCCCTATGGGACCTGCGAATGAAGCCGCCGCCGCAACGATCCCCCTCACGCAATCCGTCCCGAATGGGAAATAGGACATATAGTTGGCCAGGAGATCATTCGGCGTGTGGTTGTAGGGATTGTCGTCCAGCGCGCATTCCCTGCCCCAGATCGCATCCATCCCGAGGAAGTAGAAAACGCTGTGATCGGAGTTCCAGGCATCCGGATCATACGTCAGTCTCGGGTGGGACTGCGGCGCATACTCCTGAACGTAGAGAACTGCCTGCTCAGCGAACTGGTTCGTATCGGAGCTGCAACAGATGAACTCCAGCGAATCCCTGTCATCAGGGGCGTAGAGGATCATGTCCACGTTGATCACGCCCATCACCAGTTCACCAGGGGGCAAGTGCTGCACGTAATAGAGGCTGCCCTTCATGTTCTCTTCTTCGGCCCCGAAAAGTATGAATTTAACGCTGTATTCGTAGTCGTAGGGCGCCATCACCCTGGCTGCCTCGAGAACGGCAGCCGATCCACTCCCGTTGTCGTCCGCACCCGGAGCTACGGTCGAGTCCTCCGACGTGGAGTCGAGATGTCCGCAGACGATGTACACCTGTTCGGGGTGCACCTGACCCGTGATGCTCGCGAGCACATTCCAGCAATCATGATACTGTCCCGACTGTGTGAACGTGAAGTGCTGAATCTCAGAGGGAATCCAGTGGAGCCCGAACCAGGAATCAGTCCAGTCGACGACTTGCTGGAATTGCTCATCCCATAAGGAAGACCTCGATCCGTAATCCTCGAGGTACTGGATCATGGCGATCACGGAATCTTCGCTGACCGAAGCCACCATGGCCTCGACCATGGGATCCGCCGCAAAGGGGGCATCAGGATAGAACCGGGAGACTGGATGCAGGGGATCGTTCGTGGCAAGCAGGATATGAACGACAAGCAGCGGATACATCCATTTGCTCCACTGGTTTGTATGGGCACTCGGGGAAATTCTATTCCCCACTCAATAGAGAGTCAACAAAGGCGGTTTCGGAGACCGGCAGGGTGACTCATTCCCCGGGGACGATCTGGATACATCCGCTGAACAGATCACTGTCGGCATCTATGTCATTCCGGGAGCTTCAGAAGACCGCCTTTCTTCAGTGAGGTTTGTCTGGCTCTTATTGCTTCAATCTCCAGCCGGCAGAATCCCCTTACACCACTGTAGGGCTTCTTTTCTTCGACTTGGTGGGGCTCCTGTGCTTTAGGCCGTATACGTTCAGCAGGCCTGCCTGTTTCGAAGCGCCTCTCCTCTCCGCGACCTTCATGAGCTGTAGCATAGAAGTGTTCCGTCCAGAAATGACCATGCCCGCCAATTTCGTCCCATCTGAGAAACAGGCTTGATGAAATTGGCAAAGCAGACGCAGAGCCGTCTGCTTTTCGTTCTCGCATAAGATGCTCGCCCGATGGTCCCCGGGGGACTGCGTTTCCCTGTGGGACCGCCATTCTCTTTCCTTACGATCAGAATGTACAGACCAGGCTGGCAATCTACTGTGAGGCATCGAAGAGCAGCTCGGG from Candidatus Fermentibacter sp. encodes the following:
- a CDS encoding T9SS type A sorting domain-containing protein, translating into MNRELTVAILAFACLAEAQPWTWAISSDTDVYSYRYDTEWNLLESHHWSGSIPVSGLGSRRSYDEYFYTCCLESPTVARVYLWDTEYYSYGYWTCEGADFTDLSGFDIKGYYGNYGGSPFDMSWCYFGGKQSTGDSPVIHEFDYNYIGTHVIDTDGSTRGLSFNRDCDTLFTLVLDSSGTLLSVYGVELASWQYELLFGPAAIPSGASTIYDCSEYEGHLYFGVSDGASHPVWEIDLAAQTMNPVTELDWSDVSSPIKGIDVYSLPTGIDDPDGPSPAPGCLRAGPNPFMDNVIIQSGSSGTLMIFDLCGRPAVFTPFSVSYTWDASQMSSGVYFAILESPEGVSAPLCLVKL
- a CDS encoding FlgD immunoglobulin-like domain containing protein, which gives rise to MCASAARWTRSLLIFSIFCAEVSAQEDGSIVCWGRNDWGQCDVPSPNSDFFAIAEGGFAHSAGLRSDGSIACWGSNASGQCTVPEPNEGFISVASGAHHTLGLREDGSILCWGWSECGQCEVPSPNQDFLSMAGGYGHSVALKSDSSVVCWGDNGYGQCDVPAPNEDFIAIDAGDQFCVGLKADGSVVCWGYNGYGQCVVPSPNDDFIGVSAGRDHCVGLKSDGSIVCWGRNDWAQCDVPDPNEGFVAVSGGGFHSIALRSDSSVVAWGRNDYGQSLEPSPNQDFSQVACGYFHCLALHTNLTGIGGSQPDPTMVITSLSPNPSGASIFMTVQAPSCGSVWMEIFDISGRLVYLSDFGSLDQGRHSLSWDGADRSGSRVPAGVYLVRLRSDLDSSVSSLFVLI
- a CDS encoding M28 family peptidase, producing the protein MYPLLVVHILLATNDPLHPVSRFYPDAPFAADPMVEAMVASVSEDSVIAMIQYLEDYGSRSSLWDEQFQQVVDWTDSWFGLHWIPSEIQHFTFTQSGQYHDCWNVLASITGQVHPEQVYIVCGHLDSTSEDSTVAPGADDNGSGSAAVLEAARVMAPYDYEYSVKFILFGAEEENMKGSLYYVQHLPPGELVMGVINVDMILYAPDDRDSLEFICCSSDTNQFAEQAVLYVQEYAPQSHPRLTYDPDAWNSDHSVFYFLGMDAIWGRECALDDNPYNHTPNDLLANYMSYFPFGTDCVRGIVAAAASFAGPIGPSGVGGGAPGSGDLQILRINPNPTSGIIQVSLESPSDASVSISVFDLSGHMVRPVETLAEDCSPWTLDLTAVPAGVYLVRWIQDDLSGSERLVILN